Proteins co-encoded in one Accipiter gentilis chromosome 5, bAccGen1.1, whole genome shotgun sequence genomic window:
- the LOC126038463 gene encoding olfactory receptor 10C1-like: MIPVNLSEVSEFRLLGFSEVSHLSPLLFVVLFSLYILTLMANTVIALIINSDNTLHTPMYFFLTQLSCLDICYLSVIVPKILENLMVGTISISKTGCAMQMFFFLFFGVAECFLLSAMSFDRYVAICYPLHYTIIMNSRVCKSLVAGTYICGTTVGLVHTSITFSLPFCGLAINHFFCEIQPLLELLCGNTSPSEIQVIVVAVFAIVGPFLLIIYSYICIISTILKMSSAESQQKAFSTCSSHLLVVTLFYGTASSMYLRPKSSYSASVDKLLSLSYTVVTPLLNPIIYSLRNEEMKGALRKRWRKINFVWK; this comes from the coding sequence ATGATTCCTGTGAACCTCAGTGAAGTGAGTGAATTCAGACTCCTGGGTTTTTCTGAAGTGTCTCACTTGAGTCCTTTGCTCTTTGTagtcttattttctctttatatcCTCACCTTGATGGCTAACACAGTGATTGCTCTGATAATAAATAGTGATAACACCCTTCACACCCCCATGTATTTCTTCCTCACTCAGCTGTCCTGTTTGGATATCTGCTATTTGTCAGTCATTGTCCCAAAGATTCTTGAGAATTTAATGGTGGGAACAATAAGTATTTCCAAGACAGGTTGTGcaatgcaaatgtttttcttccttttctttggagTTGCAGAATGTTTTCTCTTGTCTGCCATGTCATTTGACCGTTATGTGGCAATATGCTACCCCTTGCATTACACTATCATTATGAACAGTAGAGTCTGCAAAAGCCTGGTTGCTGGAACTTACATTTGCGGGACTACTGTAGGCTTAGTACATACCAGCATAACATTCAGCTTACCATTCTGTGGTCTTGCCATCAACCACTTCTTTTGTGAGATTCAACCCCTCTTGGAGCTGCTTTGTGGTAACACTTCCCCAAGTGAAATTCAAGTCATTGTGGTGGCTGTCTTTGCTATTGTGGGTCCCTTCTTACTGATCATTTATTCATATATTTGCATCATTTCCACAATTCTTAAGATGTCGTCAGCTGAAAGCCAGCAGAAAGCATTTTCCACTTGTTCTTCACACCTTTTAGTTGTGACTCTTTTCTATGGTACAGCAAGCTCCATGTATTTGCGGCCCAAATCCAGCTACTCTGCATCTGTTGATAAGTTGCTCTCACTTTCTTATACTGTAGTGACTCCTTTATTGAATCCTATTATCTACAGTTTGAGGAATGAGGAGATGAAAGGAGCCCTGAGAAAAAGatggaggaaaattaattttgtgtggAAATGA
- the SDR39U1 gene encoding epimerase family protein SDR39U1 isoform X2, with translation MRVLVGGGTGFVGRALTQLLRSRGHEVTHVSRQGGKDRISWEELSHSGLPLCDAVVNLAGENVLNPFRRWSDAFCREVISSRVETTKTLAKAIADAEQPPRAWVLVTGVGYYRPSPTAEYTEDSPGGDFDFFSRLVSSWEAAALIPGSPARGVVVRSGVVLGRDGGAISQMLWPFRLGLGGPLGSGLQPFPWIHIRDLAGIVCHALESECLQGVLNGVSPSSPATSNGTFAQELAAALGRPALLPVPGWAVRAIFGAERAVMLLEGQRVVPKRTLESGYHFIFPDLSGALKDIVA, from the exons ATGCGGGTGCTGGTGG GTGGCGGGACTGGCTTTGTGGGCAGAGCCCTGACCCAGTTGCTGCGGAGTCGTGGGCATGAAGTCACCCATGTCTCTCGACAAGGAGGCAAGGATCGGATCAGCTGG GAAGAGTTGTCGCACTCTGGACTGCCCCTGTGCGATGCCGTGGTGAACTTGGCTGGTGAAAATGTCCTCAACCCTTTCCGCAG ATGGAGTGATGCCTTCTGCAGGGAAGTCATCAGCAGCCGGGTTGAGACCACCAAGACCTTGGCCAAAGCCATTGCTGATGCTGAACAGCCACCCCGTGCTTGGGTCCTCGTCACTGGTGTAG GCTATTACCGCCCTAGCCCCACAGCTGAGTATACTGAGGACAGTCCTGGTGGGGATTTTGACTTCTTCTCACGTCTGGTGAGCTCCTGGGAGGCTGCAGCTCTCATCCCTGGGAGCCCAGCTCGTGGTGTTGTGGTGAGATCTG GGGTGGTGCTGGGCCGAGATGGTGGTGCAATCTCTCAAATGCTCTGGCCTTTCCGTCTGGGACTAGGAGGCCCCTTGGGCTCTGGGCTCCAGCCCTTCCCATGGATCCACATTCGGGACCTGGCTGGGATCGTGTGTCATGCCCTGGAGAGTGAGTGCCTGCAAGGCGTCCTCAACGGTGTCTCCCCATCCTCCCCTGCCACCTCCAATGGCACCTTTGCTCAGGAGCTTGCTGCAGCCCTGGGacgcccagccctgctgccagtgcCCGGCTGGGCTGTGCGGGCTATCTTTGGGGCAGAGCGGGCCGTCATGCTGTTGGAGGGCCAGAGGGTGGTGCCAAAACGCACCCTGGAGAGTGGCTACCATTTCATTTTCCCTGACCTGTCTGGAGCTCTGAAGGACATTGTGGCTTGA
- the LOC126039040 gene encoding olfactory receptor 5V1-like, translated as MENQTSGTEFVLLGLTRDPFLQSLLFTVVLIIYLIILLGNMLIMMVIRIDCHLHSPMYFFLFHLALVDICYATTVVPKMLVNFLVKGSITVAVNACMTQMFFIFLSAGCEVFMLSVMAYDRYVAICNPLKYQEAMSKHFCYQLVGSSWAMGLLYSALNTIPVLNIQFCGHAEIKHFSCELPPLLSAACSGAYLSKLILLCSAVIFGSSSFLLTLISYIYIITTVLKIQSAEGRHKAFSTCSSHFIVVGLLYITALFQYTKPKSVSSIILDQVLSTQYSILTPMLNPIIYSLKNKDVKAALGRILKKLQFV; from the coding sequence ATGGAAAACCAAACAAGTGGAACTGAGTTTGTTCTCTTGGGACTTACAAGAGATCCGTTCCTTCAAAGCCTCCTATTCACTGTGGTTTTAATTATTTACCTAATTATTTTATTAGGAAATATGCTAATCATGATGGTCATAAGGATTGATTGCCACCTTCACTCTCCTatgtacttcttcctctttcatttaGCCCTTGTTGACATCTGTTATGCCACCACTGTTGTTCCAAAGATGCTGGTGAATTTCCTTGTGAAAGGAAGCATAACCGTTGCTGTCAATGCTTGTATGACTCAAATGTTCTTCATCTTCCTCTCAGCTGGGTGTGAAGTTTTTATGCTTTCAGTAATGGCATATGACCGATATGTGGCCATCTGTAATCCACTGAAGTATCAAGAGGCTATGAGCAAACATTTCTGTTATCAGCTGGTAGGAAGTTCATGGGCAATGGGTCTCCTATACTCAGCTCTAAACACAATTCCTGTGTTAAATATTCAATTCTGTGGGCATGCAGAAATCAAACATTTCAGCTGTGAGCTGCCCCCTCTCCTGTCTGCTGCTTGCAGTGGGGCCTATCTCAGTAAACTCATTCTTCTTTGTTCTGCTGTGATCTTTGGGTCCAGCTCCTTTTTGCTCACACTCATCTCCTACATCTATATCATCACCACTGTCTTGAAGATACAGTCTGCAGAAGGGAGGCACAAAGCTTTCTCCACTTGCAGCTCCCACTTCATTGTAGTGGGGTTACTCTACATAACTGCTCTGTTCCAGTACACAAAACCCAAATCAGTCTCTTCAATCATTCTAGACCAAGTGCTGTCCACCCAATACAGCATCTTAACCCCCATGCTGAATCCCATCATCTATagcctgaaaaataaagatgtgaaaGCAGCCTTAGGCAGAATTCTAAAGAAACTGCAATTTGTGTAA